ctccacaaacatgaaacatcaatcatgtcacatgggggaatatttattagggttttgatatggcgGCCtgaggcacgtgtgttcatccacgatgagagatgtgagtaagtcatgcaagCGGTTGAGGAAGTTAGAAAAGCAGTGGGcggacgatcaaccaagtctccgcatgacatggaactggttaaaccacgatctcccactttcccattcTTTCACTCAAGCAACCGTCACACTAACTGGAAATCAACGGTCTACATTCTGGCAATATGAATAAGTTTCTGAATTCATGATTGAGAAAAGGACACAGATATACGGGAATTATCACAAGAAATTCTCATCTGaacaatcactctcaacagagcagaattcaaacttattgGAACccaacagttcatcaatttgcagaaacctacaacacattcacaatcctttaATCATCATTCTCACACAtacttcttagcttccctccaacagatcgacccatcctctcttgtgaccgaattgattctggaacatctatttttttggtttaggttggagtcctacaaattgatctatcgaactcaaagcactcccgtgcactGCATCTGTTTGCAAAAGATTAAAGCAATTTGCTCGGTCAAAGATTTCCCGTCCGCACtgtcgtctcttcacttttcctcaaaaaacAGTAAATCGTTTTCTCCCATCAACAGGTTTTACGTCCCTTTGCCGCTTATGTTTGGCTTTATTCTTCTCTATGTTTGCCTGCTCATAACCTTTTTAGCTCTTCCTCGCATGATTGGTATTGGCTTGTTAACTCGGTCACTTCTTTATCTGACGagtcaatttattttttttgctatttTATGTGGTCTATCTGGAACAGTGGAAACAATCTTATGTTAGCAAAAATGAGGGTAATCTAGTTGTTGTGATTTCTAGAGCCAGTGCCATGATTATCTTAAGGAGTCCCACTATATCCCGTTCCCTTATTATTAATGTCATTGGTGCTAAGACTTGGATGCCTCCTCCTGGTTGGATTAAATGATGGTGCTTTCGACTATATATATTTGGCTAACAGTGCATGTTACATAATGTGAGATTTGTCTAACGAACCATCATTTTGTGCTCCATCACTTTTGAAGTTTATTCTCCATAAGAAGCAAAAACTAGGACTATCCGAGCTTTTGAAGAAAATAGTGGATCAACAACTCTCTCACATCATAGTTGAAAGTGTTGCTAAAGATttgagtgaccaatttttcaaTGGGAAAGTTCGAAGGAAACCAATGGACGCATGATCTCTTCAAAGGCATTTCTCTTTTTAGTTCTAGTCTTGTAGTTTATATTTTCTCCTTCAAACATAGAACTTGTAACATTATTGCTCATTCTCTGGCTGCATAAGCCAAAAACAACCCTAAAACTTATTTTTGGTTTAGACCTCCAGTCTGGCTTATGCCAACTGTTGAGCCAGACCTTTAGCATTTCTTAGGCCATCggttataaaaaagaaaaagaaaaaaaaaaacgaagttaTACCAAATCCCATACAAATTCTCTATTTAGTGTATCTAGTGGTGAATATGGTTTTGTTTTATGAAAATTTGACAATTTTCTGTAGTACTCCCGAAAAAAATGTATCTAGTGGTGAATATTGTTTCGTTTTATATAAATTTGACAATTTACCATAGTGACGAAAAAGAAAAAGCGTCACaagagggaaaaaaaaaaaaaagcctccATCAACCTCTAGTCAAAAGAATGCTAAGCCTAAACCTGTATTGTGCTATACCAAAAACCAAGATCTCTCCAAAAACTCAAGCACATATGTATTATAGAAAATGATTTACATCCTACGGGATTGATCCCACGAGTTGTACCGCAAAAAACAAGAAAGTGGGACCCACACTAAACCTACCTGCAAACCCGCCTGATCAGAAGGGGACCACCCCATTTCTTTCTTGCGTTTCAGTCCCGCGGAATGTGTATCACTTCCGTATGTATTACTAGTACAAAACAACCGTCAGCAAGGCTAGATAGCCAAATGCCATCCAGATTCCGGACCAGAACGCTGGTTTGCCGGTTAAAAGTGATATTTGCTTTCATCAACccacatgtaattttttttttcaaattcgaAATTAAATTCTTAAACTAATCATCCATTTGGTTATTTTGATTCCATCCATAGAACaattttttaagatttttgaaTAACAATTTTTTAAGATAAATCAAACAATTAGTAGTAATAGTAGTAAAGATTAATAGACGTTATAAAAGAGTAAAGTAACCCCACAAATACATCCTATTAATTGATTTACCAAACCAATCACCACAAAAAAACTATAAGAAACACCTTTTATTCAAatataattacaaaaataacccCACCACACTCTTAAAAGAACAAAAGCTCACTTATTATTACTTCAGTTTTTTATGCACACCAAAATTAAACAAAGCATTTCCTTTTCTGTAATCACTTCTTGTGTAAccctagaaagaaaaaaaaaacccagattttgttttctcacatGGACCCCCAACATTTGAAGAATTTCAAATTTTAAATTCAATGTTTTCTGGGGATCTCAACTTTCACACAGAGAAGTAGAAGTagaagcagtagcagcagcagcagaagtagGAATTATTGGTGTTCTCACCATGGGTGATTCAGCTTGTATCATGCAAACATTCTCTTCTGAAACTCACCATGATACTAAAGAGGTTTGTGGGAAAACAATTCTGATTTAAACATTTTGTTTTTGTTAACGGGGTTTTGATATTTTGATGAAATGTGGAGTCGATTCTTTGTTTAGCTTGATTTAGGTTTACTCTTCTTGCAATTTCTTTCATGGGATTTTCAAATTACAATCTTTTCTTTGTCCTAGTTTCAAActtttcttgattacttatgaAATATTTGTCCTAGGGTTTGATGTGATCTTTGAAATCTGATGGTTGTTCTGCCATGTGCTGGGATTGTATGCTTTTGTGTTCTTAGAGAGAGTTGCGAATTTTTGACTTCGGATGTGATAATTTTGTCTCAGGGGAACCCAATGCGTGCtctcggagaatcaatctcgttTGGGAGGTATATGACGGAGCCTCTAGATTGGGAGAGATGGtcttcttttaacaataataggCACTTAGAGGAAGTTGAGAAGTATTCTAGACCGGGGTCTGTTGCTCAAAAGAAGGCTTATTTTGAAGCACATTACAAGGCAATTGCTGAAAGGAAggctgcagcagcagctgctgccGCGGAGGAGGCGGCTTCTTTGGCTGCCAATAAAGATGTCCTTGAACCGGAAGAACAAAGCAGTGGGATGAGTAGTGGTGGTGATATGGATCCGGAGCTAGATGAATTGTGTAATGATGTGGTTGTTGATGACGCAGAGGTGTTCAATGCTGATGTTGGGTGTGACGTTGATGCTAATGTATGCAACTCTGGTTATGAAAGTTGTAGCTTCGAGACATCGAAAGTGGAAGAAGTGGAACCTGTAATTAAAGAGGAGATTCTTGTGGAGGATTATAAGCAGATTGAGTCACCAAACCAGCATGAAGATGTGAATACCAAGAGGAATGATATCGGGGTAGAGATTTGTATAGTGAAGCATATTGATAAGTCACCATTAGAGGTATAGTAGTTGTTCTCTTTTTTCTTATTCTTCGTGTTAAGATTTTTTGTTATTATACTCACTTATTGGTTTGTGGAATTCCAGGAGAGTATCCCTGCCATACAGGAGCTTTCAAAGTCGGCAACCGAAGGAAAACCAGCGGCCTCTCCATTTTCCAGCAAAGCATTGAAAAACCCATCCTCAGCTGCTAGACCCAACACTCCTGTTAACGCTCAGAGTCCCAGCACTTCTTCCTACTCGAGGAGACCAAGCAATCCTGTTCTCCCCCAGAGACCAAGCACTCCTGTTCAACGCCCGAGACCAATTGCTCCTGTGCAACATCTCAGACCAACCACTCCAGTTCAATCTCGCAGACCAAGCACTCCTGTTCAATCTCGCAAGCCAAGCATTCCCGTTCAACCTCTGAGACCAAGCACTCCCGTTCAATCTCGCAAGCCAAGCATTCCCGTTCAACCTCTGAGACCAAGCACTCCCATTCAATCTCGTAAACCAAGCATTCCCGTTCAACCTCTAAGACCAAGCACTCCCGTTCAATCTCGCAAACCAAGCATTCCCGTTCAACCTCTGAGACCAAGCACTCCTGTTCAACGTCTGGCTCCTGGTCAACCTATGAGACCAAATGCTCCTGTTCAACCCCGCAGACCAAGCACTCCTGTTCAACCCCGCAGACCAAGCACTCCTGTTCAACCCCGAAGACCAAGCACTCCTGTTCAACCTAGAAGGGAAAACAATGCCACTCCAAACAATAAGAATTCTGCAAGAGATGCCATGGATAAAAATATATCAACTCCAATATCACTTCATATGTCAATCAATTTTACACCTTCCCCAAGTCGTTCTGGTGAAATCAGTAAACTGTCTTCGCCCATTCTTTACAAGAATCGAGACTCCAGAGTTGCTTCAATTCCGAATAACACATCCAAGGACTGCTCGACTCCTCTCAGACCTCCATCTAGGGTGATTATGTCCCCCCTGTCCCAATCTTGGTTTCTTTCTATATGTTATTCTGTAAGCAGGATATAGAAACAAAATGCAACTGAAATAATTTTGTGGTTGAGCTGCAGGCCTCTGCGAGCATGAATGGAGTTCCGAAACCTCGTCCAGTAACACCTCAATTTGGGAGTAAAAGGTAATTATTATCTATGTCTAGCTTCAAGACTTCGGGTTTAAACATTTTAATCACATCCAGATATGTATGTTCCACTTTTAGTGTTTGCATTGCTGAGGCAACTATAAGTTTCTTTGAGGAAGTTACTTTAAGACTTGTTTGCTTTAGTCTATTCTTGTTGTGCAGTGAGGCTGTGCAATTAGGACTGCAACATTTTTATAATATATAATTTTCCTCAGTGCTGATAAGTTAGATTGAAACAACTGATCTAAGCATGTGAGTATCACAGGTTCCAAGTGCCACCCCTTGGAAACACAGCTCCTGCGAGCAGAAAATTGGATGTGAATTGTCGATCCGTCTCGAtaaagtaagaagctacaatacTTGCAATGGACAATGCTGGAACCTTTTTCTGGTAAGCTCATATTACGACAACTAATGTCACCCTTCATGCATTGCAGGTCTAAAGCACCGCTTGGAAACAAAGCTCCTGCAAGCAGAAAACTGGATGTGAAATGGCAATCTCTCACTATAGAGTAAGAAGCTTTTATACTTGTTGCTTCATTGCTTGACAAAATTGTAACTGTCTCTTTTTAATTCTTGTTTTGTGACTAAGTGTAGCTGGGACTAATTTCCGCATTTGTGAATTACAGGTCTAAAACACCCACATCCCCTGCAAGCACCAAAATAGATGTGAAATGTCAATCCCTTTGTATAGAGTAAGAAGCTTTTCCATCTGCTCTTGGATATGGATCCTGTCAGTGTTAGAGACAAATATAACATTCCCATCTATCAGAAACTTCTTCGAGTTTAACGCTAATGTGAATAATTGTTAGGTAGTGATTTAGATTCAGCAAATAGGTTAAGCGCGCAGGTAAGAAGACCACTTTAGCTTTCTGCTTAATAAAATTAATTCCTTGTGGATCCTCAGTGCATTTACACCTTAAAGGAATCTCATATCTATCACGGCAGGCAGACCACTTTAGCTTTCTGCCTAAATGAAATTGATTCCTTGTGCATCATCGGTGCATTTACACCTAAAAGAAATCTCATATTTTCATGACAGGCATCCAAGTTCTTCAAGTTCTTCGAGTTCATCCAGGAATAAAGCTTGGTCCCCTGTTGCCTCCTCTTCCTTTAACTTCAGGACTGATGAAAGAGCTGCAAAACGGAAGGAGGCAAGTCTTGGCTCAGTTTTCACTTTGGAGTTTTCTGTTAATGAGCAATATCAATGTACTTGTGCTGTTTGATCATTTTATATTCAATATTCTTACCTGTTTTACCATCGCTCTCCCAGTACTTTCAGAAGCTTGAAGAGAAATTCAATGCCAAGGAGGCACAGAAAATGCAGCTTGAAGCGAAGTCTAAGGTATTTATACTGTCTTGACTTTGATATATTAACATGGGTTGCCCAGATATTGTTATTTGGTAGAATCAGTATAGATCTGCTGAGTTTAGCTATAACTATTTTTGTCATTTGGCCAGAAAATGGGTTAACAGGTAAAAGGGTTTCAACGTTTTACTTGTGTCGACCAGGCTATATACCCATGAGTG
The nucleotide sequence above comes from Papaver somniferum cultivar HN1 chromosome 8, ASM357369v1, whole genome shotgun sequence. Encoded proteins:
- the LOC113302694 gene encoding sialidase-like isoform X2, encoding MGDSACIMQTFSSETHHDTKEGNPMRALGESISFGRYMTEPLDWERWSSFNNNRHLEEVEKYSRPGSVAQKKAYFEAHYKAIAERKAAAAAAAAEEAASLAANKDVLEPEEQSSGMSSGGDMDPELDELCNDVVVDDAEVFNADVGCDVDANVCNSGYESCSFETSKVEEVEPVIKEEILVEDYKQIESPNQHEDVNTKRNDIGVEICIVKHIDKSPLEESIPAIQELSKSATEGKPAASPFSSKALKNPSSAARPNTPVNAQSPSTSSYSRRPSNPVLPQRPSTPVQRPRPIAPVQHLRPTTPVQSRRPSTPVQSRKPSIPVQPLRPSTPVQSRKPSIPVQPLRPSTPIQSRKPSIPVQPLRPSTPVQSRKPSIPVQPLRPSTPVQRLAPGQPMRPNAPVQPRRPSTPVQPRRPSTPVQPRRPSTPVQPRRENNATPNNKNSARDAMDKNISTPISLHMSINFTPSPSRSGEISKLSSPILYKNRDSRVASIPNNTSKDCSTPLRPPSRASASMNGVPKPRPVTPQFGSKRFQVPPLGNTAPASRKLDVNCRSVSIKSKAPLGNKAPASRKLDVKWQSLTIEHPSSSSSSSSSRNKAWSPVASSSFNFRTDERAAKRKEYFQKLEEKFNAKEAQKMQLEAKSKEKDDNEVRKLRQSLSFKAKPMPNFRQDQQRVLRTWNFGA
- the LOC113302694 gene encoding sialidase-like isoform X1; the encoded protein is MGDSACIMQTFSSETHHDTKEGNPMRALGESISFGRYMTEPLDWERWSSFNNNRHLEEVEKYSRPGSVAQKKAYFEAHYKAIAERKAAAAAAAAEEAASLAANKDVLEPEEQSSGMSSGGDMDPELDELCNDVVVDDAEVFNADVGCDVDANVCNSGYESCSFETSKVEEVEPVIKEEILVEDYKQIESPNQHEDVNTKRNDIGVEICIVKHIDKSPLEESIPAIQELSKSATEGKPAASPFSSKALKNPSSAARPNTPVNAQSPSTSSYSRRPSNPVLPQRPSTPVQRPRPIAPVQHLRPTTPVQSRRPSTPVQSRKPSIPVQPLRPSTPVQSRKPSIPVQPLRPSTPIQSRKPSIPVQPLRPSTPVQSRKPSIPVQPLRPSTPVQRLAPGQPMRPNAPVQPRRPSTPVQPRRPSTPVQPRRPSTPVQPRRENNATPNNKNSARDAMDKNISTPISLHMSINFTPSPSRSGEISKLSSPILYKNRDSRVASIPNNTSKDCSTPLRPPSRASASMNGVPKPRPVTPQFGSKRFQVPPLGNTAPASRKLDVNCRSVSIKSKAPLGNKAPASRKLDVKWQSLTIESKTPTSPASTKIDVKCQSLCIEHPSSSSSSSSSRNKAWSPVASSSFNFRTDERAAKRKEYFQKLEEKFNAKEAQKMQLEAKSKEKDDNEVRKLRQSLSFKAKPMPNFRQDQQRVLRTWNFGA